The Amycolatopsis coloradensis sequence AAACGCGCGGAGGGATCGTCGCTCTCACGAAGCCGCAGCAGCGCGGGGAGCGCCTCGGCCATCGGGAGCCGCACGCACGGCACCGTGGTGACCTCGGGGAGAGCGACGGTCACCTCCCCGGTCCCCGGCGTGTTCCCCTCGGCGTTCCAGAAGACGAATCCGCTGGTCCGAGGGGGATTTTTCGGTTCGAAAACAACACTGCCGAAACCGTCGTGAGACGCCACTCAACCCCAATCTCTGTACGGTGTACAGTTCAGGATAACACAACTCTGTACACCGTAGAGAGAACGTGATGACGGACGCGGACCACACCGGCACGGGCGATCCACGGCGGACCATCGAACTGCTCTGGAATGTGCGCGAGAAACCCCGCCGCGGCCCCAAACCGAAGCTCACCGTCGAGGAGATCGTCACCGCCTCGATCGAGCTGGCCGACACCGAGGGCATCACCGCGCTGTCGGTGCGCCGGGGCGCGGAGAAACTCGGCGTCTCCCCCATGACGATCTACACCTACATCCCCGGCCGCGCCGAACTGCTCGACCTGATGATCGACCGGGTCCACGGCGAACTGACCGATCCACCGGAGAGCCACGACTGGCGGGTCACGATGACGATCCTCGCCGAGGACGCGTGGGAGATGTACCACCGGCATCCGTGGATGCTCCAGCTCACCACCGGCCGTCTCCCCCTCGGCCCGCACACCTTCGCCAAACACGAACGCGAACTGAGGGCCGTCGACGCGATCGGGCTCACCGACCTGGAAATGGACGCCGTGGTCGCGATGGTCAACGGGTTCGTCCAGGGCATCGCGCGCGGCTCGGTCGAATCGGCGAGTCTCGTCCGGAGATCCGGGCTGACGGAAATGGAGTGGTGGACGGCCAGCGCGCCCGTGCTCGCGGAGATCCCCGAAGCCGACGCCGGGCTGTTCCCGCTCGCGGCGCGGATCGGGCAGGCGGCCGGCGAGACGCACGGTGCGGCGAGCGCGCCGCTGCACACCTTCCGGTTCGGGCTGGCGCGGATCCTGGACGGCGTCGAGCAGCTGGTGAACGGCGACTCCGGTACCTCGGGTGCTGAACTTCCCTCGTGAGCGCGACAGGAGTGGGCCGCCGGCACGCTTTGACCGTCCACAAGGGACGCCAGCCAGGCAACGGAGTCCCTTGTGAGCACTTTGCGAGGGGGTCGTGAGTGGCAAAGAGGGTTAGAACGCTCATTACCACTCACGACCCCCTCGCAAAACCGTGCATACAGTCACGAACCAGACATTTCATCGCGCGAAAGTGTCCTTTGTGGAGGCTCGCGGTACAGCAGGCGCCCGTCAACGAGTACGGAGCCGCTCAGGTCACTTGCCGCGTCGCCGCAGTGAGCGGTAGAGCAGCCACAACGCCAGCGCGACCGGGGCCAGCACCGCCGTGAACAGGATCCCCGCGAACATCCCGTAGCCGTGCGGATCGAAGGACAGGCCGGTCGCGCTGAGCACCGCGCGGCCGACGAGCAGCACGATCACCGCGGCGACGCAGACGAACGCGCCCAGCACGATGCGTCGGAACACTGTCCGCGATGTACTTTCCGGCGTGTCCATGAGCCGTCACTCCGGGTCGGGAGTGCAGACGGTCAGGAACGACTTCCGGTTCTCACGCTGCACGGCCGCCGCGTCCATCCACCCGCTCCGGCCGAACAGGTAGCTGCCGGACGGATGCCGGGCCGACTCGCGCAGCACCTGGGCGACGTTGGCCTTCGCGCCGTTCGCTTTCGGTCCGTCGACGGCGACGCTGACCGAGCCCGCCTTGGTCCAGTCGTAGTCCGCGGGCAGCGGTGTCCGCACCTGGAGCGGGCCACCGGTGTCCGGAAAGGACACCCCGAGCAGGTCAAGGTGCTCGACCCGCACTCCCGGCCGCGGCGCGGTCCACACCTGTTCCGTGCTCGCCTGGGTGCCGGAGTCGAACGTCAACCTCAGGCCGGTGACGCCCTCGCACGGGGTGCCCGTCCACAGTTTCAGGACGCCGTCGTCGACACGGAACCCGGCCTCCGGTGGCAGCGACGGCGCGAACTGCGCCTTGGTCTCGCACGCCGCGGTCACCGCCACCACGAGCAAGGCGGCGCAGGCGACGCGCGAACCCCTAGTGATATCCGCCATCGGTCAGTCCCGCGTCTTCCTCGGTTTCGTTGCCGCCGGTGACCTGCTCCCACGCGTAGGAGGCGAGGAAGCCGGCATAGCCTTCGCGCGCCCATTGCTGGGAGTGGCGCTCCTCGTGATGCAGCAACCGGTCCAGGTCGAGCGAACCCTGGGACGCGCCGTTGTCGCCCTCGTACCAGGCGTGGCCCGACTTCACGACCTCTCGGAGTTGCTGCGCCGGGTCCTTCGGGTCGTCGATGTTCAGCATGAACGTGTCGCCCCAGGCGGTTCCGCCTTGCTGGCTGAACTGGTCCTGGATGAGGTTCCCGCCCAGGCCCATCATCATGCCGTTCGGGGTGGTCACCAGCCGCCCGCCGTTGCCGTGCACGAAGCCCACGTCGTCGTCGTAGCTCCAGGAGTTCTCCCGTTGCCGGTCGGTGATCCGCCGCAGCTCGTCGGATCCGTACGGCGTCGGCGCGAAGTCGGTCTTCTCGCCTTCGGTCCCGTAGTCGGTGCCCGCGTTCATGATGTAGGTCATCCGGACCGCCTTGGCGGCGTCGTCCCCGCTGATGTCGGTCGGCATCAGGAAGTACGACTTGAACGTCCCGTCGCCGTCCTCGTCCTCGCGGATCTCTTCCATGCCGTCGAGGACCTTGAAGTCCTCCGGTGTGATGTCGTGGTCGCCGGCGATCTTCTTGATGGTGTCGATCGATACGCCCCGGCGTACGGCGTTCTCGAGCCACTGCCGGTAGTGGCCGGACGCGGGCGGCCCGGTCAGCAGCCCCGCCTCGCGCAGGGACTGCTCCATCTCGATCACCTTGGCGTTGATCTCCCCGCTCTTCTTGGCTCCTGCGAGGGTGGTCGCTCCGTCGTCGCTGATCTGGGCATCCTGCGCGAGCCGCATCACCCGGGCGAGGGCGGCGTCGATGTTGTTCGCCGCGGTGAGGATCGCCTTGGTCTCCTGCTCCAGCTGCTTCCTGATGGTTTCGCGATGCCGTCGGGACTCGGCGTACTCCTCGGCCTCGAACCGCGATTTCGGCGGTGGGTCGGCGGGCTTGTCGTCCACGATCGCGCCGTCGGCGGCGACGCGGAACTGGTAGGTGCCGGCGAGCGAGTCGTTGTTGGCGACCCTGGTCTTCAGCGCGGACACCTCGTCCGACGCGTTCTGCAGGGCGGTTTCGACGGCGGACAGTTCCGCGATCAGGAGCTCGGCCTTGTTCCGCGTGTCACCCAGCGAACCGCGTGCGCGCTCGCCCGCGGGGCCGCGCCAATCAGGCAGTTTCCTGGCGTCGTCGAGTTCGTCCTGCAACCCGATGAGCTTGTCCCGCCGCCCGCCCAGGTTGGTGGCCGTCGTTTCGAGCGCCTCAGCGTCCCATTTGCGGACGTCGTCGTAGCCGATCGTCATCCCCCGAAAGCCTCCTCCGCGGAGTTCTCGTTTTCGGAGTACGCGTTCGCGGCCTTCGTGATCGATTCGCTCCAGCCGTCGATCTCGCCGGCCCAGCCCTTCGCGCGCTCGGTGAACGTCGACGCCAGCGTCGGCGCGCTCTTCGCGGCCTCACCACCGGGCAACGCCGTCGCGATGGCGTCCACGCCGGTGCCCGGTTCCACGGCTCTGGCCTGGTCCGCGGCGGATCCCGCCGCCTTGGCCGCGTTCCGCAGCTGACCGATTTCGACCTCGTACCCGCTCACAGCCGGTGGACTCTACTTCAGCTCGGACGCCTCCACAGGCGATTCGGGCGATTCTTCGACGACCGGAGGACGGGCGAGTTCGGCCAGCTGCCGGACGACGTCGTCGTACCGCGCCTGATCCGCGGCGGCACGGGCCTGCGCGCGCTCCAGTTCCTCGGCCAGGGCCGTCGCCCGGGCTTCGGCGAGGCTCCTGGCTGTGTGCTCCTGAGCGAGTTCGGCTCGGACACGGTCCAGATCTCCACGCAGAGCGGCCGACTCCGCCCGCGCGGCGGCACAGTCCTTTTCGGACACCGTCGCCCTGGCCTTAGCCTCCTCGAGCCGGTCCAGCAGCGCCTCGAGTTCCGCGACCGCCCTGGCCAGAGCCGTGTCGCGCTCACCCAGCTCCGCTGCCAGCCGGGTCTTTTCCTTCCTGACGGCCGCGAAGTCCTCGCGCAGCGTCCGGAGATCGGAGACCAGGGCGTCGCGGGCGCGTTCGGCCGCCACGGTCGCGGCTTCCGCGGCGCCACGGGCCCGTTCGTGGGCGGCGACTTCGGCCCACGAACGCTGGCGGGTCTCCTCCGCGTCCTTGAAGGCCTGTTCGGCGGCGCGTTCCGCTTTGGCCTTGGCCATCTTGTCGTCGCGGGACGCGGCCAGCGCGGTCGCGCGCGCGGTGTCGGCCTTCGCCGCCGCCTGCTGCGCGTCCTCGGCCTCGCGCCTGGCCGCGGCCGCGTCGGTTTCGGCTTCGGTGACCCGGCCCAGAGCCGCCTCGGCGGCGTCGTCGAATCGCGAGCGCATGGCGTCCAGCAGTTCCACGAGCGACGCCGCCGTCGGGGTGAACTCGTCGGCGATCCGCCGGACCTCCAGCAGCGGATCGGCCACGCTCGCCACGGCGGCCGCCCGCCGGGCGCGTGACGCGGCGTCGGCGTGGGTCTTGCCGCAGTAGGCCGAAGGCCTGCCGCCCTTGCGTTTCCCGTCGGCGTCCACCGCGGGCGGGGGCAAGGGATTCTCGCAGCCTTCCAGCGCGCACAGCCGGACCTCGTCGGCGTCCGTATCGATCACCGCAGCAGGGTAGCGCTGCCCGCTCGCGCGAAAAGCGAGGCAACGCCGGGAAGACCGCCGATAGGGTCGATTCCATGCGTGTCCTGTTCACCTTCGCCGGCGGTAACGGCCACTTCCGGCCGCTGCTCCCCCTCGCCCGCGCGCTCGCCGACGCGGGCCACGCGATCGCGTTCACCGGCGAGCCGCTCATGGTCCCGATCGTCGAGGCGACGGGGTTCGCCGCGTTCTCGTCAGGGCCGAATCTCGGCAGCGACGGCGCACGCCGCCCTTTGCTTCCCGTCGACAGGGACCGCGAGGACGCCGACCTCCGCGACGGGTTCGTCCGCCGAACCGCACCCCTGCGCGCGAAAGACGTCCTGGCGCTCTGCGAAGACTGGACACCGGATCTGCTCGTCTGTGACGAAGCCGATCACGGCGCGATGATCGCGGCCGAAAAGCTCGGTCTCCCCCACGTGACCGTCCTGGTCATGGCGGCGGGTGTCCTCATCCGTCCCGAACTGGTCGACGACGCGCTCAACGAGGTCCGTGCCGCCCACGGGCTCTCGCCGCAGCGGAACCTCGAAATGGCCTACCGCCATCTCGTGCTCTCACCGTTCCCCGCGAGTCTCCGCGATCCCCGGTTCCCGTTGCCGCCGACCACACAGCCGTTCCACAGTCCCGTTCCCGGTCCTGGACCGGCGCCGGACTGGCACGTCGAGGGCCGCCCGACGGTCTATTTCACCCTCGGCACGATCTTCAACACCGAATCCGGCGACCTGTTCGCCCGGGCACTGGCCGGGCTGAAGGACCTCGACGCGACGTGCGTGGTGACCGTCGGGAACCTCATCGACCCCGCCGAGTTCGGCCCCCAACCGGAGCACATCCATCTCACGAG is a genomic window containing:
- a CDS encoding TetR/AcrR family transcriptional regulator; the encoded protein is MTDADHTGTGDPRRTIELLWNVREKPRRGPKPKLTVEEIVTASIELADTEGITALSVRRGAEKLGVSPMTIYTYIPGRAELLDLMIDRVHGELTDPPESHDWRVTMTILAEDAWEMYHRHPWMLQLTTGRLPLGPHTFAKHERELRAVDAIGLTDLEMDAVVAMVNGFVQGIARGSVESASLVRRSGLTEMEWWTASAPVLAEIPEADAGLFPLAARIGQAAGETHGAASAPLHTFRFGLARILDGVEQLVNGDSGTSGAELPS
- a CDS encoding glycosyltransferase, which codes for MRVLFTFAGGNGHFRPLLPLARALADAGHAIAFTGEPLMVPIVEATGFAAFSSGPNLGSDGARRPLLPVDRDREDADLRDGFVRRTAPLRAKDVLALCEDWTPDLLVCDEADHGAMIAAEKLGLPHVTVLVMAAGVLIRPELVDDALNEVRAAHGLSPQRNLEMAYRHLVLSPFPASLRDPRFPLPPTTQPFHSPVPGPGPAPDWHVEGRPTVYFTLGTIFNTESGDLFARALAGLKDLDATCVVTVGNLIDPAEFGPQPEHIHLTRYLPQDDVLPYCDAALTHGGSGSLLGAIAHGLPMVLLPMGADQPHNGDRVTELGLGTVLDVVDAKPRDIRDAVSLVLREPSYREAAARLRDEVTAYPPPEKTVPLLEGLLR